One Bosea sp. 124 genomic window, TTCCTCGAAGTTCCACGTCATCGAGGCCGGGCTTAAGACGATCCAGGGCAAGCCGATCGTCAACTCGATCTCGATGAAGGAGGGCGAGGACGCCTTCCTCGAACATGCCCGCATCTGCCGCAACTACGGTGCGGCGGTCGTCGTCATGGCCTTCGACGAGAAGGGCCAGGCCGACACCTATCAGCGCAAGATCGAGATCTGCGCGCGCGCCTACAAGCTGCTGACCGAGGACATCGGCTTTCCGCCCGAGGACATCATCTTCGACCCGAACGTCTTCGCCGTGGCGACGGGCATCGAAGAACACGACAATTACGGCAACGATTTCATCGAGGCCACGAAGACGATCCGCGAGACCCTGCCGCATGCCCATATCTCGGGCGGCGTCTCGAACCTGTCCTTCTCGTTCCGCGGCAACGAGAAGGTCCGCGAGGCGATGCACTCGGTCTTCCTGTACCACGCCATCAAGGTCGGCATGGATATGGGCATCGTCAATGCCGGCCAGCTTGGCTCCTATGACGATCTCGACCCGGAGCTGCGCGAACTCTGCGAGGATGTCGTCCTCAACCGGCGCAAGGATTCGACCGAGCGGCTGCTCGATGCCGCGCCGCGCTTCAAGGGCGACGGCTCGGTCGCGGTTTCGACCAAGGACATGGTCTGGCGCGAGAACCCGGTCGAGAAGCGGCTGGAATATGCGCTGGTCAACGGCATCACCGCCTTCATCGACGTCGACACCGAAGAGGCCAGGCAGAAGGCTGACAAGCCGCTGCACGTCATCGAAGGGCCCCTGATGGCTGGCATGAACGTGGTCGGCGACTTGTTCGGCGCCGGCAAGATGTTCCTGCCGCAGGTGGTGAAGTCGGCCCGGGTGATGAAGCAGGCCGTCGCCTACCTCATGCCCTATATGGAGGAGGAGAAGCGCCTGAACGGCGGCTCCGAGCGCTCGGCCGCCGGCAAGGTGCTGATGGCGACGGTCAAGGGCGATGTCCACGACATCGGCAAGAACATCGTCGGCGTCGTGCTCCAGTGCAACAATTACGAGGTCATCGATCTCGGCGTGATGGTGCCGACGCAGAAGATCCTCGACGTCGCCCGCAAGGAGAAGGTCGACATCATCGGGTTGTCGGGGCTGATTACGCCCTCGCTCGACGAGATGGTGACGGTCGCCTCCGAGATGGAGCGCGAGGGCTTCGACATCCCCTTGCTGATCGGCGGCGCCACGACAAGCCGCGTCCATACGGCGGTGAAGATCCATCCCGCCTATGAGAAGGGCCAGACGGTCTATGTCACCGACGCCTCGCGCGCGGTCGGCGTGGTCTCCAGCCTGCTCTCGCAGGATCAGAAGCCGGCCTATATCGAAGGCATCCGCGCGGAGTACGCCAAGGTCTCGGCCGCGCATCGCCGCTCGGAGGCCGACAAGCAGCGTCTGCCGCTGGCCAAGGCCCGGGCCAATGCCTTCAAGCCTGACTGGGCAGGCTACCAGCCGCCGAAGCCGAGCTTCCTCGGCACGCGGACCTTCCGCGGCTATGACCTCGCCGATCTCGTACCTGTGATCGACTGGACGCCATTCTTCCAGACCTGGGAGATGAAGGGGCGTTTCCCCGCGATCCTCGAGAACGAGAAGCAGGGCGAGGCGGCGCGCGCGCTCTGGGACGATGCGCAGGCGATGCTGAAGCGCATCGTCGAAGAGCGCTGGTTCAACCCGAAGGCGGTGATCGGCTTCTGGCCGGCCAATGCCGTCGGTGACGACATCGCGCTCTACACCGGCGAGAGCCGCCAGGAGAAGCTCGCGACCTTCCACGGCCTGCGCCAGCAGCTTTCCAAGCGCGACGGCAAGCCGAACATGTGCATCTCCGATTTCGTGGCGCCGGAAGGCATCGAGCGGCCGGACTATGTTGGCGCCTTCGTGGTAACGGCCGGCGCCGAGGAAGAGCGGATTTCCGAGAAGTTCGCGCGCGACAATGACGACTACCGCTCGATCATGGTCAAGGCGCTGGCCGACCGCTTCGCCGAGGCGATGGCCGAACGCATGCACCAGCTCGTGCGCAAGGAATACTGGGCTTACGCACCGGACGAGGCATTCTCGAACGAGGATCTGATCCGCGAGGACTACCAGGGCATCCGCCCGGCGCCGGGCTATCCGGCGCAGCCCGACCACACCGAGAAGGCGACACTGTTCGAGCTGCTGCAGGCGGAGCGCCGGGTCGGCGTAAAGCTGACCGAGAGCTTCGCGATGTGGCCCGGCTCGTCGGTGTCCGGCATCTACCTCGCGCATCCGGACGCCTATTATTTCGGCGTCGCCAAGGTCGAGCGCGACCAGGTCGAGGACTATGCGGCGCGCAAGGGCATGTCGATCCACGAGGTCGAGCGTTGGCTCGCGCCGATCCTGAACTATGATACCGCCGCCTATCGGTTGGAAGCGGCGGAGTAGCACGGGCACCACGCGCCTCCCCTTTCCCCGCCGTGAGCCCGGGAGAGGGAGAGGCCCAGCGCTGCGTTTCGGACGCTGAGGGGGTATTTTACAGCCGCTGTCTGTTTGAATTCCCGGCCCCGCTGGTATAGGCGATCCGTGCCGGGATCGACCGGCGGTTCTTGCTGCACGGGGCGGATATGGCGGGCGACGACGACGATTACGTCTATGACGAGGTCACGGGCGAGTGGCGCCCGGCTTCGGAGATGGCCTCCGCGGCGGCG contains:
- the metH gene encoding methionine synthase, whose protein sequence is MTDFTPTPVDGAEIQRALRQSASERILVLDGAMGTQIQNQKFSEADFRGERFKGWNHDLKGNNDLLVLTQAEAIRDIHLAYFQAGADIVETNTFSSTQIAQADYGMEALAYELNVVSAKLAREAAAIAQKADGRRRYVAGAIGPTNRTLSISPDVNNPGFRAVTFDQVRESYAEQVRGLIDGGSEIILVETIFDTLNAKAAIVAIENVFRERGIRLPVMISGTITDLSGRTLSGQTTEAFWNAIRHSAPLTVGLNCALGAREMRAHIKDLSRVADTLICAYPNAGLPNEFGMYDESPEATAGMLAEFADAGLVNVVGGCCGTTPEHIRAIAQAVAGKAPRQVPEIKRYLRLAGLEPFTLDETIPFVNIGERTNVTGSARFRKLVTSGDYAAALDVARDQVANGAQVIDINMDEGLLDSQAAMTEFCNLIASEPDISRVPIMVDSSKFHVIEAGLKTIQGKPIVNSISMKEGEDAFLEHARICRNYGAAVVVMAFDEKGQADTYQRKIEICARAYKLLTEDIGFPPEDIIFDPNVFAVATGIEEHDNYGNDFIEATKTIRETLPHAHISGGVSNLSFSFRGNEKVREAMHSVFLYHAIKVGMDMGIVNAGQLGSYDDLDPELRELCEDVVLNRRKDSTERLLDAAPRFKGDGSVAVSTKDMVWRENPVEKRLEYALVNGITAFIDVDTEEARQKADKPLHVIEGPLMAGMNVVGDLFGAGKMFLPQVVKSARVMKQAVAYLMPYMEEEKRLNGGSERSAAGKVLMATVKGDVHDIGKNIVGVVLQCNNYEVIDLGVMVPTQKILDVARKEKVDIIGLSGLITPSLDEMVTVASEMEREGFDIPLLIGGATTSRVHTAVKIHPAYEKGQTVYVTDASRAVGVVSSLLSQDQKPAYIEGIRAEYAKVSAAHRRSEADKQRLPLAKARANAFKPDWAGYQPPKPSFLGTRTFRGYDLADLVPVIDWTPFFQTWEMKGRFPAILENEKQGEAARALWDDAQAMLKRIVEERWFNPKAVIGFWPANAVGDDIALYTGESRQEKLATFHGLRQQLSKRDGKPNMCISDFVAPEGIERPDYVGAFVVTAGAEEERISEKFARDNDDYRSIMVKALADRFAEAMAERMHQLVRKEYWAYAPDEAFSNEDLIREDYQGIRPAPGYPAQPDHTEKATLFELLQAERRVGVKLTESFAMWPGSSVSGIYLAHPDAYYFGVAKVERDQVEDYAARKGMSIHEVERWLAPILNYDTAAYRLEAAE